Proteins encoded within one genomic window of Panicum virgatum strain AP13 chromosome 1N, P.virgatum_v5, whole genome shotgun sequence:
- the LOC120657274 gene encoding 2,3-bisphosphoglycerate-dependent phosphoglycerate mutase 1-like, translating into MAASTSQHVLSSTKLWSNSCFSLEKRTCHVHSVSVGRRCPSARNLGLVCSSKSQSSVVEPVQLPGSPKSGTTPKKSSESALILIRHGESLWNEKNLFTGCVDVPLTPKGVEEAIEAGKRICNIPVDVIYTSSLIRAQMTAMLAMMQHRRKKVPIIVHNESEQAHKWSRIYSEETKKQSIPVITAWQLNERMYGELQGLNKQETADRFGKEQVHEWRRSYDIPPPNGESLEMCAERAVAYFKDQIIPQLVAGKHVMIAAHGNSLRSIIMHLDKLTSQEVISLELSTGIPMLYIFKEGKFIRRGSPAGPSEAGVYAYTKNLAQYRQKLDSMIQ; encoded by the exons ATGGCTGCTTCCACATCTCAGCATGTACTATCATCCACCAAGTTGTGGTCCAACAGCTGCTTCAGTCTTGAGAAGAGAACTTGTCATGTGCATTCTGTTTCAGTAGGGCGTCGCTGCCCCAGTGCCCGAAATTTGGGTCTAGTTTGTTCTTCAAAGTCACAATCTTCAGTGGTTGAGCCAGTTCAGCTACCGGGGAGCCCTAAAAGTGGTACAACCCCAAAGAAGTCAA GTGAAAGTGCACTTATACTGATACGGCATGGCGAATCGTTGTGGAATGAGAAGAACCTGTTTACTGGATGCGTCGATGTTCCGCTGACCCCGAAGGGTGTTGAGGAGGCAATTGAAGCGGGTAAAAGGATATGCAATATCCCGGTTGATGTAATATACACTTCATCACTAATTCGTGCTCAGATGACTGCTATGCTTGCCATGATGCAGCACCGCCGTAAGAAG GTTCCAATCATTGTCCACAATGAGAGTGAACAAGCTCACAAGTGGAGTCGGATATACAGTGAAGAGACAAAGAAGCAGTCCATTCCAGTCATAACAGCTTGGCAGTTAAATGAGCGAAT GTATGGTGAACTGCAAGGTCTTAACAAGCAAGAAACTGCCGACCGGTTTGGCAAAGAACAAGTTCATGAATGGCGTCGCAGCTATGATATTCCTCCCCCAAATGGCGAGAGCCTTGAGATGTGTGCGGAGAGAGCAGTTGCTTATTTCAAAGATCAA ATTATACCTCAACTTGTGGCTGGAAAGCATGTGATGATTGCTGCCCATGGGAATTCGCTTCGTTCGATTATAATGCATTTGGACAAGTTGACTTCTCAAGAG GTTATCAGCCTTGAGCTGTCTACTGGCATTCCTATGCTGTATATATTTAAAGAAGGGAAATTCATCAGGCGAGGAAGTCCCGCAGGACCTTCTGAAGCAGGTGTCTATGCTTATACCAAG AATTTGGCTCAGTACCGACAGAAGCTTGACAGCATGATTCAGTAA
- the LOC120657275 gene encoding type I inositol polyphosphate 5-phosphatase 5-like, whose protein sequence is MSNHNAPRDIPKPASVDEFLVKNGKKKKSFMSGLFRKKGRSADKRLLSRRDRDVVYDLEGKSGDGIELLDAYPAAVRKCFSDRHCTMRIENLSLSCLNSPRGPNVDTREYRVFVGTWNVGGKPPDSSVNLEEFLQIEGLPDIYVLGFQEIVPLNAGNVLVAEDNEPAGKWLGLIYQALNKPQAQDGQTSGDELSPPESTTSQQSSRPGGRDTTSAIPKSSSGGLLFPPKQSFKVVNKSYRVDNALVKTCTCMSDPSTMQSRAREMREFLYRVEAAAASPGRGADDDGGALPIEGGDQRGGGTNYCLVARKQMVGIFLSVWVRRELVQYVGHLRVDCVGRGIMGRLGNKGCVAMSMTLHHTSICFVCCHLASGEKEGDEVRRNSDVAEILKCAQFPRICKVPGQRIPEKIIDHDRIIWLGDLNYRISLSYEETKMLLEENDWNTLLDKDQLAIERQAGRVFKGWKEGKIYFAPTYKYRQNSDSYVWETAKSKKKRRTPAWCDRILWHGQGIEQLQYIRGEFRLSDHRPVCSVFVIEADVDSGSKIRKGYSTLDARIHCESPAIPKRHSFYDDF, encoded by the exons ATGTCAAATCACAATGCGCCCCGCGACATCCCCAAGCCGGCCTCCGTCGACGAGTTCCTCGTCAAGaatggcaagaagaagaag TCCTTCATGTCGGGCCTCTTCCGCAAGAAAGGGAGGAGCGCGGACAAGAGGCTGCTCTCGCGGCGGGACCGGGACGTCGTCTACG ATTTGGAGGGGAAAAGCGGCGACGGGATCGAGCTCTTGGACGCGTATCCAGCTGCCGTCCGCAAGTGCTTCTCAG ATCGCCATTGCACGATGCGGATCGAGAACCTGAGTCTGAGCTGCCTGAACTCGCCCAGGGGGCCGAATGTCGATACCCGGGAATACCG GGTGTTTGTAGGCACATGGAACGTGGGAGGGAAGCCTCCTGACAGCAGCGTTAACCTCGAAGAATTCCTGCAGATCGAAGGATTGCCTGACATATACGTCTTGGG GTTTCAGGAGATCGTCCCTCTGAACGCCGGAAACGTGCTGGTCGCCGAGGACAACGAGCCGGCGGGCAAGTGGCTGGGCCTCATCTACCAGGCCCTCAACAAGCCGCAGGCCCAGGACGGGCAAACCTCCGGCGACGAGCTCTCGCCGCCGGAGTCCACCACCTCCCAGCAGAGCAGCCGGCCCGGCGGCCGCGACACCACCAGCGCCATCCCCAAGTCCTCCAGCGGCGGCCTGCTCTTTCCCCCGAAGCAGTCCTTCAAGGTGGTCAACAAGAGCTATCGCGTCGACAACGCGCTGGTGAAGACGTGCACCTGCATGTCCGACCCGTCCACCATGCAGAGCCGGGCGCGGGAGATGCGCGAGTTCCTCTACCGcgtcgaggccgccgccgcctcgccaggccgcggcgccgacgacgacggcggcgcgctgccGATCGAGGGCGGCGACCAGAGGGGCGGCGGCACCAACTACTGCCTCGTCGCGCGGAAGCAGATGGTCGGCATCTTCCTGTCGGTGTGGGTGCGGCGGGAGCTCGTGCAGTACGTCGGCCACCTCCGGGTGGACTGCGTCGGCCGCGGCATCATGGGCCGCCTCGGGAACAAG GGATGCGTCGCCATGAGCATGACGCTGCACCACACGAGCATCTGCTTCGTGTGCTGCCACCTGGCGTCCGGCGAGAAGGAGGGCGACGAGGTGAGGAGGAACTCCGACGTCGCCGAGATCCTCAAGTGCGCGCAGTTCCCGCGCATCTGCAAGGTGCCCGGCCAGCGGATCCCTGAGAAGATCATTGACCACGA CCGGATCATATGGCTTGGGGACCTGAATTACCGAATCTCGTTGAGCTACGAGGAGACGAAGATGCTGCTAGAGGAGAATGACTGGAACACTTTACTGGACAAAGACCAG CTCGCGATCGAGAGACAAGCGGGGAGAGTGTTCAAGGGGTGGAAGGAGGGCAAGATCTACTTCGCGCCGACATACAAGTACAGGCAGAACTCAGATTCATATGTATGGGAGACTGCGAAATCGAAGAAGAAACGACGAACTCCGGCATG GTGTGACCGGATACTGTGGCACGGCCAGGGGATCGAGCAGCTGCAGTACATCAGAGGCGAGTTCAGGCTCTCCGATCACAGGCCTGTGTGCAGCGTGTTCGTGATCGAAGCTGATGTAGATAGTGGGAGCAAGATCAGGAAGGGTTACTCAACTTTAGACGCCAGGATCCATTGCGAGTCCCCGGCCATACCCAAGAGACACAGCTTCTATGATGACTTTTGA